The genomic segment GCGCGCCCGCCTGCCGGGCACCTCCGCCCGCTGCCTGGGACGTGCTGAAGACCCTGCGGCCCGGGCCGCGCTCGCTGTGCCTGCGGTGACGCGAGACTCGCTGTCCTTGTGTCCCCGCAGGGCGCGGCTGGGGCCGCCGCGGCGCGGGCCGCCGTCCAGAAGCTAGAGGAGGAGAACCGCCTGCTGAGGGAGAAGGTCGTGCACGTGAGTGCCTCCGCGGCTGCGCTCGGGCGGCTGCTTCCCGGGCGGCCCCCGCCTGCTGCCCAGACCCAGAGCTCGGCCTCGTGGCTGCCAGGACTTGGGGGGCGggctgccccctccaccccccggAAGCAGTTCTCGTGCCACTGGAGGGAGCGTCGGGGTCGCGGAAAGCAGAGCCGTGTGAGCGCGGCGGGGGCGGGAACGCGTGGGCCCGAGGTTTGCCCGTCAGCGTCGTCGGGGTCCGCACCACTGTCGATTCCCAGACCTTTTGCAGCGACCCGCCGGAAACGCTGCCCCCGTTCAGCTGCCCTCGGCCGGCCCCCATGACCCGCGTTTGAATCTGCCCCCGGGTAGTTGGCGTGCCCTGGCGGTTTCCTGCCGGCGGGACGGCGCCGTTTGTCTGTCGTGTCTGCCTTATTTCGCTCCCTGTGCCGTCTTCGGGGTCCATCGCGACACCCGGTGTCAGGGCTTTGTTCCTCTCCAGGGCTGAGCGATGCGCCTTGGCGCGTCGGCACCACGTTGGGTTGACCCTCCCTCGGCTGGAGGCCGCTGCGGGGCGCGTCCCTAGGGTGAATTGCCGGGCCGGGGTAATTCTGTCTGTAACTCCGAGGACCCGCCACTGTCGTCCTCAGCACCTGCTCAGTTTTGAGTccagcctccccctctcccccgcgCTGAGGCTTGTCATGCTCTGATGAGCCGCCTGGGCCCGTCCATGGGGGCCGCCGCCTCCCGCCGCCCGCTGGGCAGAGGCCCCCGCGTCGTGCGCCCGGGGCCTCGGCTCTGCCGCGGTGGAGCCCCGGGCTGCGCCGAGCCCTGCGTGTCGCCCCCAGGTGGAGGACCTCAATGCCAAGTGGCAGCGCTACGACGCCAGCAGGGACGAGTACGTGCGGGGGCTGCACGCACAGCTCGGGGGGCTGCAGGGGCTCCCCGGGCCCGACGGGGCCTCCCCTCCCGAGCTCCTCAGGAAGGAGATCGCGCGGCTCAACCGACAGCTGGAAGAGAAAATGAACGACTGTGCCGAAGCGAGGCGGGAGCTGGCGGCCGTGCGGAGGGCCCGGGACGCGGCGCTGGAGCGCGTGCAGATGCTGGAGCAGCAGGTGGGTGCAGCGCTGGGGGCCCGGGTGGGCGGCGGGCCGCCGTGCCGGGCGCCGTGCCAGGTGGGGACCATACTGGGTGCCGTGCTGGGTGCCGTGCTGGGCGCCGTGCCGGGCCGCGGGGCCGACGTGCCTGGCCTCCCCAGGTCCTCGTCTACAGGGACGACTTCTCGTCGGAGCGGGCCGACCGGGAGCGGGCACAGAGCAGGATCCAGGAGCTCCAGGAGGAAGTGGCCTCCCTGCAGCAGTGGGCGGCCAGGGGACAGGTGGGCACCTGCGCACGGGCCCTCTCCTAGCTTTTTGGGTGTTTGCTCTCCTGAGGGGTTCCGGGCCTTTCTGAGCCTGCCAAGGCGCCGTTCTGCTACCAGGTGAGGGTGGCgcgagggctgggggctgggggggcctCCTGGTCAGCGGTGTCCTGTGGGGCGCGGGCGTGTTGGCAGGGGGGCTGTGCTGGGGGCTGTCCTCGGCCGTGCTGTGGTGGCTGGTCCTTCCGGGCTGAGCCCTGCATGTGCCTGGAGGGCGGCCAGGCCGGTCAGCACAGCCGGGAGCGTCCCCGTGTCGGCGCCACGCGGCCAGCCCTCTGCCCGGTGGCCTCGAGTGCTTCGCAGAAACCCGGGGTCCCCCGCTCCTCCAGACGGCGGGCGCGGCCGGGCGCATCAGGCAGGAGGCCGGCCGCCGGCCTTGGGGAGCCTGGGGGCTGAGGGCCCCCCAAGGGCAGGCCATGCCAAGGGCCCAGGCCCACCTTTGTGCCCTCATgccgtggggtggggggggtgtgcCAGGTCCCCCCTCCCCCGCAGTGGCGCATGAGCCTGTCTCCCGGAAACGCGCTGCAGGCAGGGGTCCCACGTGACGCGAGGACGTCAGTCCATCCTGTTCATCGGTCCTCCACCACGGGTTCCGGGCACAGGAAGAAGGGGATGCGGGCAGGGGTCTCTGCAGGGCGCGGCTGACCTGGGCCTCTTTTCCAGGACTCTGGGGAGCCAGGCCTCCGTGGGACGCACCCAGGGGATGGAAGCCCCACGCATGTGGAGCCTGAAGCCTCGGAGTCCGCAGCGCCTGCCTGGAGGCCGGCGTCCCAGGGCCTGGAGCCCCCCGCGGAGGGCGGGCGCCCCGGGGACCTCCAGTGTCCGCACTGCATGCGGTGCTTTGGCGACGAGCAGGGCGAGGAGCTGCTGGGGCACGTGGCCGAGTGCTGCCAGTGAGCGCCTGCTCGGTGCTGAGCGCCCTGTGGACGGGCGCCACGACCCGGGTCCCTGGAGCGGGCGGCGTCCTCCATCGGACCCGAGGTGGCAGCGCCGACCGTGCCAGCAAGGCCGCTGGGCCCCGCGCCCGCCTATACCGGGACCTCTGCGCAGCCCTTTGTTTGCATAATAAAGCGGACTCCTCGGAGATGCTTGGGGCCGGTGTCTGTGCTCCCGCCAGCCCGGGCCGGAGAGGCCTCGGGATTCCTCACGCAGGTTTCTCTCCCGTGCGAGGGAAGGGGTCAGGGCGACGTCTGACCCCGGGGCTGCACTCCAGGCTGCTCGGGCATCCCGGAGGGCTGGTCCTCGGAGCACACCGGCTCAGTGCGTCCGCAGCAGGGCAGGCAGGCCTCAGGGTTGGGGCAGGGTGGCTGCTGCCCGCTCTAGGCACAGCCAGGGTGGAGTGAGGATGGCAGGCCAGGCAGCCCCTGGCTCTGGGTGGCACGTGCCACCTGCCCGCCAGCAGCCAGGGGTGACCCTGtgtcccccagcccctcctgcacGGGCCGCCCGGGCTCCACCCTGGAGCGTGTTGCCCACCCAGCAGCAGTGCCCCCATTTGGGGACAAGTCGGGTGCTCGCAGTGGCCACGGTGGGGAGCCAAGAGTGGATGGCAGGTGTGTGTGTAGCCGTCTCATTCCGATGCCAAAACCTGAGAAAAAGGGCAACAAGGAAGGAAGGACGGGCCAGGTGGCCATCTCACGCGCGTAGCCTGGAACCTGAAACGGCGGCCGATGAGCTCCAGTGCCGGGAAGGACGCGGCGGGTCGGCGGGTCTTCGTTACAGGACGGCGAACGGGCTGGATGTGCGCGCCACGGCCGGCGCCGCACAACACGTGTCTGACCAGAGCCAGCGGCGCTCACGGTAAGGCCTTGGCAGGGCCCTGCGGGGGCAGGAGTCGTGCCAGCTGGGAAGGGGGCGGTTTTATGCCGAAAATCCTAAGgaagctttttttaaagattagaactTACAAGTTAATAGGCTACTTGGAATCTGAGGATACAAAGTCAAGGCATGAAAAGACATTGTATTTCTAATTGTAGGAATTCATTGAAAAAGGACATTTTAGCAGTTCTGTTTAGAGTGGTGTGAAAAACAGAATgcttagaaaaagaaatttacCAGAAACTATGCAAAAAACTCTATAATAAAAACTCCAAATATTGCGGGGAGAAACTGAAGGACACGCGTAAACGCAGAAATGCTGTTCACAGGCTAGGACTCAGGAGAGTGGTCAGATCTCCCCAGCCATCTACAGATTGGGTGTAATCTCAGTCAAAATCCCGGGCTTGTGAACGCGACACGCTGACTTTAAAGTTTATATGGAACTTGAAAGGCTCTAGAGTAGCCAAGAAAATCCTGATACAGTGGAAGTGGAGGACTGACCGTCCTCGATGTCAGGACTGACGGTGGCACCACAGTAACCACCAGCACTGGACCGGCTCAGGCCAGACTGACCAGAACTGGGGAGCGCCCGAAGGGACCCCCACTCACGCAGCCCAGCGGTGCTAGCCCAGGCACCGAGCTCGTCACGGGCTCCGGCGCCAGGGCGACGCGACACCAGTGCGGTCAGACGGAGTCTAGCCCGCCCCTCTCAGCACGTGTAAACACTCACCTGAAGTGGGCCACACAcccgcgcacacacacacacaactgtaAAACTGGAAGAACAAAGGCTTGTGGCCTTGGGGGTACCCCATGATTCTTCAAACAGAACCACAACAAAAAACACACTTCATAAACAACTAACTGGGcttcctcaaaactaaaaatACCTGAAAAAGGAAGGGCAGTGAGAGTTTAAAAAGTGTGAGTGCTTGCCGGTGCAGACAGTGGCGTTTAAGGCCTTCAGAAGGAAGGGTTTTTGTTTCTCCAGTCAGCTTTTCCAATCACGGGTCATATTTCCAAACatattccatttctataattggAACAGTTTAAGAAATTATTACAACTCTTTACTATAGAGacatttaaaatgttgtttttttGATACAAGCTGTATAGCTTGGACCAGATAACTTGGCATCTAAGATGCTGTTTTAAAAAACGTGGTTTCGAGTCACGGCAGAATTAACAGCATACGAACAAACATGCTGTGATTTTAAGAGATgctttgaataaaaattttaatgaagatAAAGGCCTTTCTGCAGGGCTCCGAGGGCCTCGTGCAGCCCCGTGCGGCCCGtggccccggcccccggcccccagcaGCTGCCTGCCTGCGCTCAGCTCTGCCGCCTGCGCCGCAGCTGAAGTCACCTCTTTCCAGTGCTGAAAACACCTCTTAAAAAATTcatctggtttttattttttatttttttaaagattatttatttaatttccccccctcccctggttgtctgttcttggtgtctatttgctgcgtcttgtttctttgtctgcttctgttgtcgtcagcggcacgggaagtgtgggcggcgccattcctgggcaggctgctctttcttttcacgctgggcggctttcctcacgggcgcactccttgcgcgtggggctcccccacgcgggggacacccttgcgtggcagggcactccttgcgcacatcagcactgcgcatggccagctccacacaggtcaaggaggcccggggtttgaaccgcggacctcccatatatggtagacggacgccctaagtccgtttcccctcaccTGGTTTTTAAACTGTGCCTGGCTGGAGGGCAGTTTCCATAGAGTTAACCCCTCCTGGGTGCCACTGTTTAGTATTTCCtccctttaaaagaaaattgcagtAAAGTCTTTGATTTGCCATTGCCACCATTATTTACATTCACACTTGTGCAGTCACCCCTTCATCACTCATGTAGGAGCTTGAGAGCCGCTACAGGAGCCCTTGCTGTTATTAACCGTAACTGCCCATCCTCCCTTCCACCAAGTACCTGGCAATCGCTAACACTTTAATTTGCAGGCTGTGTCTGTTTCATGTAAGTAGGTTACAGTATCTGTCCTTGTGTGGACAGCCTCAGGGCCGTCTGGTGCAGCGTGCATCAGGGTGCCACTCCCCCGGTGCGGAGAGCACGCTTTGCTCACCCATTCCTCTGCCTGTGGTGGCTACTGATGTAGGAGTATCTGCTCCAGTGCCTGTTTTAAAACCTTTCTGCGTATATACCTAGACtggggttgctggatcatatgctGATTTTCCCTCTGAGGAACCACTCAACCATGTGCCACACACCATTTCCCATTACCATCAGCCACGCACAAGGATTCTACTTACTCCATGCTGTTGCCAGTTCTTattttcagtgtttcttttttactGTTACAGCCATCCTAATAATAGGTGTGAAGTGGTTTTGATGGGcgttccctaatggctagtgatggtgagcatcttttcatgtgctccttGGCCAGGTgtacatctttggagaaatgtctattcaaatccttctacccattttttaactgagttattttcttgttgagttgtagtagtACTTTGTATATTCTGGCTATTAATCACATAAATGATGTGCAGATATGTTCTCCTATTCTGTGGGTTGGTTGTCTTTCACTCTTAGTAGTATTGGGcactaaacttttaaattttgacaaattaccagtttatcttattttcttttgttgcctgtgcttgTAGAGTCAAGAACCATGGCCAAATCCAAGCTCATGAAGCTCCCCGTACattttctaagagttttcttGTTTTAGCTCTTAGACTGGGGCCTTTGACCCAATTTGAGCTCCTCTTGCACATGGCGCGGTGGGGGTCTGCTTTCACGCTGCGCACGTGGCCTTCCAGCTGTCCCACCCCACGTGAAGGGACGGCTCTTTCCTTACCGAATGGACGTGGTGTCCTCGTCCCAAGTCGAGGGGCTGTACACATAAGGCCACTACCCAGTTTTAGTAACACCTGTGAAAGCTCTGCGTGGCGCGTTGAAAACCGCCTGGAGGGCTTGCGGCCACGCGGCTGGCTCCAACATCCAGGCTCGGCCAGTCACGTTTGTTGGAGAGTTCAGTTCTTACCTGCTCGTGATGGCTTGACCTTCTCTTGCAGTTTGTGTCCAACCCCAGAAGCACCCCTCGTTCCTGCATTTCAACAGCGGGCCCAGAACAGGCCCGCGCCTCGACTGGAGGGTGAGGAACGGCTCGAGTCCCTTAGTTCTGTCCTGTTCTACGTGACGACTTGGAACGTCTGCATTTAAAATGTGAAACCATCACAGTATGAACTgtggagttttttcttttcttttttaaatatgtattaatgCCAAAGTATtaattctttgttcttttcctttctagcaacaatctttttttttactttttatggcaGGAGTATATATGCAGAGATTGATAAAATAAAACTTCCACTCAGTGTTTCTTCTTCAGCTGTCTTACTGCTGTGTAGAGGGGAGAGTAAAcacccctcctcagcccccaggcctgggctcctgtggggggtggggctgggctCCCCTCAGGCGCCTGGGTGCTCATGCCTGGGCCCGTCTCCCCTTTCCCTAATGGAACCACGGGCTGGGAGGACCCTGCCCCTCACTCGGGGGGGTGTCAGCAGGCCACCGGGGCCACGCTGGAGGCGCTGTCCTCAGCCCCCATCCTCAGGCCCCCGGGAGCTGTGGCAACACCTTGAAGCATCCAGAGGTGCCTGGGCTGGCCTGGAGGCCGAGCCGCGTTTCCAGGACAACAGCAGGGACCATTCCCGGCAGGtgtgtgcaggagtg from the Dasypus novemcinctus isolate mDasNov1 chromosome 1, mDasNov1.1.hap2, whole genome shotgun sequence genome contains:
- the LOC101425873 gene encoding TNFAIP3-interacting protein 2 isoform X1, with translation MASGAPGGREEGPRSAAAALCGLYHEAGQRLRRLQAQLAARDALVARLQARLAALEAEAAPSLVDALLEQVARSREQLRRQEGGDGAAALRQEIGRLNARLEQSERELQELLSQPRPEAQTPEAAALEVAALRRSLAEKERARAAGHVLCRSLADEAHQLRRALAATARMCQHLARCLEERRAPAGPEEGPGEGAAGAAAARAAVQKLEEENRLLREKVVHVEDLNAKWQRYDASRDEYVRGLHAQLGGLQGLPGPDGASPPELLRKEIARLNRQLEEKMNDCAEARRELAAVRRARDAALERVQMLEQQVLVYRDDFSSERADRERAQSRIQELQEEVASLQQWAARGQDSGEPGLRGTHPGDGSPTHVEPEASESAAPAWRPASQGLEPPAEGGRPGDLQCPHCMRCFGDEQGEELLGHVAECCQ